One Plasmodium coatneyi strain Hackeri chromosome 14, complete sequence genomic window carries:
- a CDS encoding Sulfhydryl oxidase — protein sequence MVALWGGLLRVLLLLYIILANLPSTRSVDVCKGAEETLSKFWNTIDNAKHGNVILINIKNYYCPACNRYIDVWNKLEEEISNYESNVTLFVFDCSCNLFVPYCRFFKVRYFPTFRLLHPVYDYMDSKDTEYKYIAPNTEMVNRQYDKELLLAYREVDRVNNLAQFQRMMQTHLCKNVNFNHIDLKSCYADVPPEEESPEYAMFIASTSGPIGGITGKEGTNTNRMAVERWKGMTFTKDNLKHDIVRGMLFTLRKNISLGLDVDKSTVEPFLVMTQIVSDMYPELAEWLSDLREELASKRYPLTYEQWSKVVDELAGMEITTTLSNDADVKSLVGDTPWNEPKFKVCEENSVLCSYWLLFHKISIHCLMRDKERYHFYINALTNYTKNYLNCESCIQHFVTAQESCYYGFCNIHSAESFVIFLWRIHNAVTLRSMYEAIIQETQVQGGQSEPTNSKTEKGTKFLNRDLAFPPEKQCKFCRSGIGFTRITPPFIADAVKQKSISDRDFDAIDGFSVKQVLNHLVKVYS from the coding sequence ATGGTGGCGCTGTGGGGGGGCCTCCTCAGAGTGCTGCTCCTGCTGTACATTATCTTGGCCAACTTACCATCCACACGAAGCGTAGATGTTTGTAAAGGAGCAGAGGAAACTTTGAGCAAATTCTGGAACACCATAGACAACGCAAAACATGGAAACGTCATCCtaataaacataaaaaattattactgCCCAGCATGCAACCGGTACATAGATGTGTGGAACAAactggaggaagaaatatcaAACTACGAGAGTAATGTTACCCTGTTTGTATTTGACTGCTCATGCAACTTATTTGTGCCGTACTGCAGATTCTTTAAGGTGCGTTATTTCCCCACCTTTCGGCTGCTCCACCCGGTGTATGATTACATGGACAGTAAAGACACTGAGTATAAATACATAGCTCCAAATACAGAAATGGTGAATCGACAGTACGACAAAGAATTGCTACTAGCCTATAGGGAAGTTGATAGAGTGAACAACCTTGCACAATTCCAAAGAATGATGCAGACgcatttgtgcaaaaatgtgaacttcAATCACATCGACTTGAAGTCCTGCTACGCTGATGTACCACCAGAAGAGGAGTCCCCTGAATATGCCATGTTTATAGCCTCCACGAGTGGCCCCATAGGGGGAATCACAGGAAAAGAAGGTACAAATACAAATCGAATGGCTGTCGAAAGGTGGAAGGGGATGACCTTTACAAAGGATAACTTAAAGCACGACATTGTAAGGGGTATGCTTTTCACattgaggaaaaatatttcattagGGTTAGATGTGGACAAATCCACGGTGGAACCTTTTCTCGTTATGACACAGATCGTTTCGGACATGTACCCTGAACTGGCCGAGTGGCTGAGCGACCTTCGTGAGGAGCTGGCCTCCAAGCGGTACCCACTCACGTATGAGCAGTGGTCCAAGGTGGTCGACGAGCTTGCAGGGATGGAGATCACCACTACCCTCAGCAATGACGCCGATGTGAAGAGTCTTGTAGGGGACACCCCCTGGAACGAACCCAAATTCAAAGTGTGCGAAGAGAACTCCGTCCTCTGCTCCTACTGGTTGCTCTTCCACAAAATATCCATTCACTGCCTCATGCGGGACAAGGAAAGGTACCACTTCTACATTAACGCATTAACAAActacacaaaaaattatctAAACTGCGAAAGTTGCATACAGCACTTTGTCACCGCACAAGAGTCATGCTACTATGGGTTCTGTAACATCCACTCAGCCGAATCGTTCGTTATCTTCCTATGGAGAATACACAACGCAGTTACGTTGCGATCCATGTACGAAGCGATAATTCAAGAGACGCAAGTTCAGGGAGGACAATCAGAACCCACAAATAGTAAGACAGAAAAGGGGACAAAATTTCTCAACCGAGATTTGGCCTTTCCCCCGGAGAAGCAGTGTAAGTTCTGTAGAAGTGGCATTGGCTTTACAAGAATTACTCCGCCATTTATTGCGGATGCGGTAAAACAGAAATCTATTAGTGACAGAGATTTTGATGCCATCGATGGGTTCAGCGTCAAGCAGGTTCTGAACCACCTCGTTAAGGTGTACTCCTAG